A genomic window from Catenulispora sp. MAP5-51 includes:
- a CDS encoding cell wall-binding repeat-containing protein yields MGRKREISVISSLVVAGAAFGGSVVSAPSASAASITVSASGADVVAINPAEFSGAAPTDQVSTQLAQVLRNSARYLGTSWYTSTYNNSLASDGYLNLDIPGAVPEQTFRLPGMAALSIATSVKLGDWDAGASGISADEAENRAATMVRSLAHRYYANNSLAGVSTWGNSWQSPLWAFYTGQAAWLVWDKLSPSERDDVARMLADEANHLSTGNDVFLTSDSGSQQLYQYNKGGTDVTPGDTKAEEDNYAAQLLGLAVAMMPNHPNAAKWQRRNEDLLIADTATQADLSNPAVVNGRPLNQWLQGWNVQPDGTVQNHDILHPVYMTALDQSLQQVGTFQLAGRCAPQAVKDNVGLVYNALTSVTSYKYAPDPNNLSQYVTPAISNKDGHPIYESATNPQINYPQGNDWGLQFPDYYGSFDALVGTYGLAPTADTNAATHLQAEIGLQNRFNTGQTYVPWNPVTTPASQAENSYVGAEQRIGQISAQAYMAEFLNHHSQACFDNSGNPTPPNVPPAQPTAVSRLAGSDRYGTGVAVSQAQWSNAGGDNTPRAIADSVVLARGDNFPDALAGTPLAKRDRGPLLLTEPTSLNPLTANEIKRVLPRGKTVYILGGDQAVSPKVQQQLVGLGYNVVRFGGADRFQTSLQIAQQGMGSPHQVVVATGLDFADALAAGPLAADEGNAILLSNGKTLDPGTKAYITAAQRKNGAADPAFHLNAVGGAAVTATKYLGSQSHALMGADRYQTAAAVAARFAADMPVTQFGIATGMSFADALTGGAYMANANEPLLLTAPTVLAPADTGLLSGMRSQLSAVALFGGPVAIKQVVMDQIAHAVGGVEKR; encoded by the coding sequence ATGGGCCGCAAGCGCGAAATATCGGTCATATCGAGTCTCGTGGTGGCGGGGGCGGCCTTCGGCGGTAGCGTCGTCTCGGCACCCAGCGCCTCAGCCGCGAGCATCACGGTCTCCGCCTCCGGTGCGGACGTCGTGGCGATCAACCCCGCGGAGTTCTCCGGCGCCGCGCCGACGGACCAGGTGAGCACGCAGCTCGCGCAGGTTCTGCGCAACTCCGCGCGGTACCTGGGGACCAGCTGGTACACGAGCACGTACAACAACAGCCTGGCTTCCGACGGGTATCTGAACCTCGACATCCCCGGGGCCGTCCCCGAGCAGACCTTCCGCCTTCCGGGCATGGCGGCGTTGTCCATCGCGACCTCGGTCAAGCTGGGCGACTGGGACGCCGGCGCCTCCGGGATCAGCGCGGACGAGGCCGAGAACCGCGCGGCCACCATGGTGCGCTCGCTCGCCCACCGCTACTACGCGAACAACTCCCTGGCCGGGGTGTCCACGTGGGGCAACAGCTGGCAGTCGCCGCTGTGGGCGTTCTACACCGGCCAGGCGGCCTGGCTGGTCTGGGACAAGCTGTCCCCCTCCGAGCGCGACGACGTCGCGCGCATGCTGGCCGACGAGGCGAACCACCTGAGCACCGGCAACGATGTCTTCCTGACCTCGGACAGCGGCAGCCAGCAGCTCTACCAGTACAACAAGGGCGGCACCGACGTCACCCCCGGCGACACCAAGGCCGAGGAGGACAACTACGCCGCGCAGCTGCTCGGGCTGGCCGTGGCGATGATGCCGAACCACCCCAACGCCGCCAAGTGGCAGCGCCGCAACGAGGACCTGCTGATCGCGGACACCGCGACCCAGGCCGACCTGTCCAACCCGGCCGTGGTCAACGGCCGCCCGCTGAACCAGTGGCTGCAGGGCTGGAACGTGCAGCCCGACGGCACCGTGCAGAACCACGACATCCTGCACCCGGTGTACATGACGGCGCTGGACCAGTCGCTGCAGCAGGTCGGCACGTTCCAGCTGGCCGGCAGGTGCGCGCCGCAGGCCGTGAAGGACAACGTCGGCCTGGTCTACAACGCGCTGACGAGTGTGACGTCGTACAAGTACGCGCCGGACCCGAACAACCTCAGCCAGTACGTGACCCCGGCCATCTCCAACAAGGACGGCCACCCGATCTACGAGTCGGCGACGAACCCGCAGATCAACTACCCGCAGGGCAACGACTGGGGCCTGCAGTTCCCGGACTACTACGGGTCCTTCGACGCCCTGGTCGGCACCTACGGCCTGGCACCGACCGCGGACACGAACGCGGCCACCCACCTGCAGGCCGAGATCGGTCTGCAGAACCGGTTCAACACCGGCCAGACCTACGTTCCGTGGAACCCGGTCACCACGCCGGCGAGCCAGGCCGAGAACTCCTACGTCGGGGCCGAGCAGCGGATCGGCCAGATCTCGGCGCAGGCCTACATGGCCGAGTTCCTGAACCACCACAGCCAGGCGTGCTTCGACAACTCCGGCAACCCGACCCCGCCGAACGTCCCGCCGGCCCAGCCCACCGCGGTCTCACGACTGGCCGGCAGCGACCGCTACGGGACCGGCGTCGCGGTGTCGCAAGCCCAGTGGTCCAACGCGGGCGGGGACAACACGCCCCGCGCGATCGCCGACTCCGTGGTGCTGGCGCGCGGCGACAACTTCCCGGACGCGCTGGCCGGCACGCCGCTGGCCAAGCGGGACCGCGGCCCGCTGCTGCTGACCGAGCCGACGTCGCTGAACCCGTTGACCGCCAACGAGATCAAGCGGGTCCTGCCCCGGGGCAAGACGGTCTACATCCTCGGCGGCGACCAGGCGGTCTCGCCGAAGGTGCAGCAGCAGTTGGTGGGCCTGGGCTACAACGTCGTGCGCTTCGGCGGCGCGGACCGCTTCCAGACCTCGCTGCAGATCGCCCAGCAGGGCATGGGCTCCCCGCACCAGGTCGTGGTGGCCACCGGCCTGGACTTCGCCGACGCCCTGGCCGCCGGCCCGCTGGCCGCCGATGAGGGCAACGCGATCCTGCTGTCCAACGGCAAGACGCTGGACCCGGGCACCAAGGCCTACATCACCGCCGCCCAGCGCAAGAACGGCGCCGCCGACCCGGCCTTCCACCTCAACGCGGTGGGCGGCGCGGCGGTCACGGCGACCAAGTACCTGGGCAGCCAGTCGCACGCGCTGATGGGCGCCGACCGGTACCAGACCGCCGCGGCGGTGGCCGCGCGGTTCGCCGCCGACATGCCGGTGACCCAGTTCGGCATCGCGACCGGCATGTCCTTCGCCGACGCCCTCACCGGCGGCGCGTACATGGCCAACGCCAACGAGCCGCTGCTGCTGACGGCGCCGACGGTCCTGGCGCCGGCGGACACCGGCCTGCTGAGCGGGATGCGCAGCCAGCTGTCCGCGGTCGCGCTGTTCGGCGGCCCGGTGGCCATCAAGCAGGTGGTGATGGACCAGATCGCGCACGCGGTCGGCGGCGTCGAGAAGCGCTGA
- a CDS encoding protease pro-enzyme activation domain-containing protein, giving the protein MVGRFGHVTATLAAAALMAAPNAVSAATTGAASVDGPTTARIGLAGADPDGLRQFATAVADPHSAQYRRFLTPAQVQEKFGPTAAQLKQVHQWLADGGLRVTGENSHWIDVAGTSDEVKKAFGHPPQPRITEDEGYEARAAAAVPAELAGTVSSVAGLVPEPQGMRQFSYRVTAGPRHRALPGDGINPGGPMQPATLEAPTTRVDPGGPMQPSGPGTPTANGPVAPSGPRVGVNPGGPMQPSGPGTPTANGPVAPGSPTTGVNPGGPMQPNGPGTPTANGPVAPGSPTVGVNPGGPMQPSGPGAPGGPVIVGGPIKRSLPADAGDPTLLATTSAACSTDWGGSPATGLPEGYNKPDPLVACGYSPKRLRAAYGVTASGFSGKGAIIGIVDAYGSPTMHADADRFAKSVGDKAFGTGQYLESVDRGAWKHLGDDVCETPAAWGGEEALDVEMAHGLAPDAVVHYFGAASCQDSDIAATLASVVDKHAADLVTGSFGEIMHSAGGDIDPALVAQEEQIFTAGAAEGIGFAFATGDCGDQAAGLDGPGCDQGSGRPQLEWPAASPWVTAVGGTALALAPDGTRHWEAPMGDLRSDLSGDGSKWAPLPGQFYFGGGGGASTDFGRPGYQKGVVPAALAHPKGKASLTPMRTVPDVAMDGDLLTAVLTGHTDPTLGGYGQDVVGGTSAAAPMFVAVQADAMQAAGGALGFANPALYKRAGTKQLTDIVASPKGAPKTISAVVDHGMFGAVHEARLFKLGADHGLSARRGYDTATGLGSPTAAYITSYKPAPKEEVDGDKNGDKKEG; this is encoded by the coding sequence ATGGTTGGGCGGTTCGGGCACGTCACGGCCACGTTGGCGGCCGCGGCATTGATGGCGGCACCGAACGCGGTGTCGGCGGCGACCACGGGCGCGGCGTCCGTGGATGGTCCTACTACTGCGCGGATCGGGTTGGCCGGCGCCGACCCGGACGGGTTGCGGCAGTTCGCGACCGCGGTGGCGGACCCGCACAGCGCGCAGTACCGGCGCTTCCTGACACCGGCGCAGGTCCAGGAGAAGTTCGGGCCGACGGCGGCGCAGCTGAAGCAGGTGCACCAGTGGCTGGCCGACGGCGGGCTCCGGGTCACCGGCGAGAACAGCCACTGGATCGACGTGGCCGGGACCTCGGACGAGGTCAAGAAGGCCTTCGGCCACCCGCCGCAGCCGCGGATCACCGAGGACGAGGGATACGAGGCACGGGCCGCCGCGGCGGTACCGGCCGAGCTGGCCGGGACCGTGTCGAGCGTCGCGGGGCTGGTACCGGAGCCGCAGGGGATGCGGCAGTTCTCGTATCGGGTCACCGCGGGCCCGCGTCACAGGGCGCTGCCGGGCGACGGGATCAACCCCGGCGGGCCGATGCAGCCGGCGACGCTCGAGGCCCCGACCACGCGGGTCGATCCCGGCGGTCCGATGCAGCCCAGCGGTCCCGGGACGCCCACCGCCAACGGTCCCGTGGCGCCGTCGGGCCCCAGAGTCGGAGTGAATCCCGGCGGTCCGATGCAGCCAAGCGGCCCCGGAACACCCACCGCCAACGGCCCCGTGGCACCGGGCAGTCCCACCACAGGCGTGAATCCCGGCGGCCCCATGCAGCCGAACGGTCCCGGAACACCCACCGCCAACGGCCCCGTGGCACCGGGCAGCCCCACCGTCGGCGTGAATCCCGGCGGCCCCATGCAGCCGAGCGGACCCGGCGCCCCGGGCGGCCCCGTCATCGTCGGCGGCCCGATCAAGCGCAGCCTGCCGGCCGACGCGGGCGATCCGACCCTGCTGGCCACCACGTCCGCCGCCTGCTCCACCGACTGGGGCGGCTCCCCCGCCACCGGGCTGCCGGAGGGGTACAACAAGCCCGATCCGCTCGTGGCCTGCGGGTACAGCCCGAAGCGGCTGCGCGCCGCGTACGGGGTCACCGCGTCGGGGTTCAGCGGCAAGGGCGCGATCATCGGGATCGTCGACGCCTACGGCTCGCCGACCATGCACGCCGACGCCGACAGGTTCGCGAAGTCGGTCGGGGACAAGGCGTTCGGGACCGGTCAGTACCTGGAATCCGTGGACCGCGGGGCGTGGAAGCATCTCGGGGACGACGTGTGTGAGACCCCTGCGGCGTGGGGCGGGGAGGAGGCGCTGGACGTCGAGATGGCGCACGGGCTGGCGCCGGACGCGGTCGTGCACTACTTCGGCGCCGCCTCGTGTCAGGACTCGGACATCGCCGCGACGCTGGCCTCGGTCGTCGACAAGCACGCGGCGGATCTGGTCACCGGGTCGTTCGGGGAGATCATGCACTCCGCCGGCGGGGACATCGATCCGGCGCTGGTCGCGCAGGAGGAGCAGATCTTCACCGCCGGCGCGGCCGAGGGCATCGGGTTCGCGTTCGCCACCGGCGACTGCGGGGACCAGGCCGCGGGGCTGGACGGGCCGGGGTGCGACCAGGGGTCGGGGCGGCCGCAGCTGGAGTGGCCGGCGGCCTCGCCGTGGGTGACGGCCGTCGGCGGCACCGCGCTGGCCCTCGCGCCGGACGGGACCCGGCACTGGGAGGCGCCGATGGGCGACCTGCGCTCGGATCTGTCCGGCGACGGCAGCAAGTGGGCCCCGCTGCCCGGGCAGTTCTACTTCGGCGGGGGCGGCGGCGCCAGCACCGATTTCGGCCGGCCGGGGTACCAGAAGGGCGTGGTGCCGGCGGCTCTGGCGCACCCCAAGGGCAAGGCCAGCCTCACCCCGATGCGCACCGTGCCCGACGTCGCGATGGACGGCGACCTGCTGACCGCCGTGCTCACCGGGCACACCGACCCGACGCTCGGCGGCTACGGCCAGGACGTGGTCGGCGGCACCTCGGCCGCCGCCCCGATGTTCGTCGCGGTCCAGGCCGACGCCATGCAGGCCGCCGGCGGCGCGCTGGGCTTCGCCAACCCCGCGTTGTACAAGCGGGCCGGCACCAAGCAGCTCACCGACATCGTCGCGAGCCCGAAGGGCGCGCCGAAGACGATCTCGGCCGTCGTGGACCACGGGATGTTCGGCGCCGTGCACGAGGCGCGCCTGTTCAAGCTCGGCGCGGACCACGGCCTGAGCGCCCGCAGGGGATACGACACCGCGACCGGGCTCGGCTCGCCGACGGCGGCGTACATCACCTCCTACAAGCCGGCTCCGAAGGAAGAGGTCGACGGCGACAAGAACGGCGACAAGAAAGAGGGGTGA
- a CDS encoding MFS transporter, protein MRKWLPLVAVCLGTFMLLVDVTIVTVALPDMARSLDTTFADLQWVMDVYALVLAALLLAAGSLGDRAGHRRLYLAGLVVFAGASLACGLATSPGVLIAFRAVQGIGGAAMLATTVALISHLYSGRDLGTAFGVWGAVSGAAAATGPILGGLLTQHLDWRWIFFVNLPISVAAVVMTLRYVEESRGKHRPGPDLPGLLTFTAAAGLATYALIKGNDYGWGSARTVGVFAGAAVALAAFVVAELRGKSPMLDLSLFRRGTFTGVMIGALLLSGAAFSYFAYESLWLQSALGMGPVTAGLCFVPMSGAAFVTAGLAGRLLEDRIPPGVMIGGGLLLIAAGSALQMLVGTGSSWTVLVPGLLVSGVGVGLATPTLVSTAVAAVGYQRAGMASGAVNTARQLGNALGIAVLGVVFHAGLSSSVHDAGVPRPTAVTDALAAGQAQGVLAGGGAAQRPALEHVVHAAFASGLRSAFLAAAVMGAVGGLAVLALVRRPGQQGADHGPAEQPRTEHVVVPVEA, encoded by the coding sequence ATGCGCAAGTGGCTGCCGCTCGTCGCGGTCTGCCTGGGGACGTTCATGCTCTTGGTGGACGTCACCATCGTCACCGTCGCTCTGCCCGACATGGCCCGAAGCCTGGACACCACGTTCGCCGACCTGCAGTGGGTCATGGACGTCTATGCCCTGGTCCTGGCCGCGCTCCTGCTGGCCGCCGGCTCCCTCGGCGACCGCGCCGGGCACCGCCGGCTCTACCTCGCCGGCCTCGTGGTCTTCGCCGGGGCCTCGCTGGCCTGCGGCCTGGCCACCAGCCCCGGCGTGCTCATCGCCTTCCGCGCCGTGCAGGGCATCGGCGGCGCGGCGATGCTGGCCACCACCGTCGCCCTGATCAGCCATCTGTACTCTGGGCGCGACCTGGGCACCGCCTTCGGCGTCTGGGGCGCGGTCAGCGGCGCCGCTGCCGCGACCGGGCCGATCCTGGGCGGGCTGCTGACCCAGCACCTGGACTGGCGCTGGATCTTCTTCGTCAACCTGCCGATCAGCGTGGCGGCGGTCGTCATGACCCTGCGTTATGTCGAGGAGTCCCGCGGCAAGCACCGGCCGGGCCCGGACCTGCCGGGCCTGCTGACCTTCACCGCCGCGGCGGGGCTGGCGACGTACGCGCTGATCAAGGGCAACGACTACGGCTGGGGCTCGGCGCGCACGGTCGGCGTGTTCGCCGGCGCGGCGGTGGCGCTGGCCGCGTTCGTCGTGGCCGAGCTGCGCGGCAAATCCCCGATGCTCGACCTGAGCCTGTTCCGGCGCGGGACGTTCACCGGCGTGATGATCGGCGCGCTGCTGCTGTCGGGCGCGGCGTTCTCCTACTTCGCCTACGAGTCGCTGTGGCTCCAGTCGGCGCTGGGCATGGGCCCGGTGACGGCCGGGCTGTGCTTCGTCCCGATGAGCGGCGCGGCGTTCGTCACCGCCGGGCTGGCGGGGCGGCTGCTGGAGGACCGGATCCCGCCCGGGGTGATGATCGGCGGCGGGCTGCTGCTGATCGCGGCCGGCTCGGCGCTGCAGATGCTGGTCGGCACCGGGTCCAGCTGGACGGTGCTGGTCCCCGGGCTCCTGGTCAGCGGGGTCGGCGTCGGGCTGGCCACGCCGACGCTGGTGTCGACGGCGGTCGCCGCGGTCGGGTATCAGCGTGCGGGGATGGCCAGCGGCGCGGTGAACACGGCCCGGCAGCTCGGGAACGCGCTGGGCATCGCCGTGCTCGGGGTGGTCTTCCACGCCGGCCTGTCCTCCTCGGTGCACGACGCGGGCGTCCCGCGGCCGACGGCGGTGACCGACGCGCTGGCGGCCGGGCAGGCCCAGGGCGTGCTGGCGGGCGGGGGCGCGGCCCAGCGGCCCGCGCTGGAGCACGTGGTGCACGCGGCGTTCGCCTCCGGACTGCGGTCGGCGTTCCTGGCCGCGGCCGTGATGGGAGCGGTCGGCGGGCTCGCGGTGCTGGCGCTGGTGCGGCGGCCGGGGCAGCAGGGCGCCGATCACGGACCGGCGGAGCAGCCGAGGACCGAACACGTGGTGGTTCCCGTCGAAGCGTGA
- a CDS encoding Lrp/AsnC family transcriptional regulator: protein MTTQRGAATDPPDRPVAEFDLLDRQLAQALMIDGRASFSRLAEVLGVSDQTVTRRYRRLRGEGLLRVIGLPLGNRVGLYQSNVRVQCVPGAAGAIADALARRRDIGWVTINASGTEVSCMTRSRSRRERDLLLLDKLPRTRQVTGVSVKTIMHVFVGGPGGWPGLAAGLGADQAAALHRDFPAATGEFELDDADHALLAVLARDGRAPYPELAAAVGKSESTVRRRVEHLIDSGVLYFDVEILPIHLGFHVEAMLTAAVAPADLDAAGRAVGSHPEVPFAAATTGPTNLAAVVVCREIEDLYEYLTGRVGAIAGIGQLEVVQVLRTVKRAGLLTDGVRLYDPPEAVY from the coding sequence ATGACCACTCAGCGCGGAGCCGCGACCGATCCCCCCGACCGGCCGGTCGCGGAGTTCGACCTGCTCGACCGCCAGCTGGCCCAGGCCCTGATGATCGACGGCCGCGCCTCGTTCAGCCGATTGGCCGAGGTGCTCGGCGTTTCCGACCAGACCGTGACCCGCCGCTACCGTCGGCTGCGCGGCGAGGGCCTGCTCCGGGTGATCGGCCTGCCGCTCGGCAACCGGGTCGGCCTCTACCAGTCGAACGTGCGGGTGCAGTGCGTGCCCGGCGCGGCCGGCGCGATCGCCGACGCCCTGGCCCGCCGCCGGGACATCGGCTGGGTGACGATCAACGCCAGCGGCACCGAGGTGTCGTGCATGACCCGCTCCCGGTCCCGGCGCGAGCGCGACCTGCTGCTGCTGGACAAGCTGCCGCGCACCCGGCAGGTCACCGGGGTGTCGGTGAAGACGATCATGCACGTCTTCGTCGGCGGCCCCGGCGGCTGGCCGGGCCTGGCCGCGGGCCTGGGGGCGGACCAGGCGGCCGCGCTGCACCGCGACTTCCCCGCGGCGACCGGCGAGTTCGAGCTCGACGACGCCGACCACGCGCTGCTGGCCGTCCTGGCCCGCGACGGCCGGGCCCCGTACCCGGAGCTGGCCGCCGCCGTCGGCAAGTCCGAGTCGACGGTCCGCCGCCGCGTCGAGCACCTGATCGACAGCGGCGTGCTCTACTTCGACGTCGAGATCCTGCCGATCCACCTGGGCTTCCACGTCGAGGCGATGCTGACGGCCGCCGTCGCCCCCGCCGACCTGGACGCGGCCGGCCGCGCGGTCGGCTCACACCCCGAGGTCCCCTTCGCCGCGGCGACCACCGGGCCGACGAACCTGGCGGCGGTCGTGGTCTGCCGGGAGATCGAGGATCTGTACGAATACCTGACCGGCCGGGTCGGGGCGATCGCCGGGATCGGGCAGCTGGAGGTGGTGCAGGTGCTGCGCACGGTGAAGCGCGCGGGGCTGCTCACGGACGGGGTGCGGCTCTACGACCCGCCGGAGGCTGTGTACTGA
- a CDS encoding Rrf2 family transcriptional regulator has protein sequence MQISAKADYAVRVMLELAAHGPDLVKSTVLIDHQGLPRKFVESILVELRRADLIRSHRGAEGGYSLARPASAISIGQVIRAVDGPLAEVRGLRPHETEYSNAAQHLSDVWVAARAALRKVLDETSLAHVLSGKLPAHVRRMAESPEAWLPR, from the coding sequence GTGCAGATCTCAGCAAAAGCCGACTACGCGGTCCGGGTGATGCTCGAGCTCGCGGCCCACGGACCGGACCTGGTGAAGTCCACGGTCCTGATCGACCACCAGGGCCTGCCGCGCAAGTTCGTCGAGTCCATCCTGGTCGAGCTGCGCCGCGCCGACCTGATCCGCAGCCACCGCGGCGCCGAGGGCGGCTACAGCCTGGCCCGCCCGGCCTCGGCCATCTCCATCGGCCAGGTGATCCGCGCCGTCGACGGGCCGCTGGCCGAGGTCCGGGGCCTGCGCCCGCACGAGACCGAGTACAGCAACGCCGCGCAGCACCTGTCGGACGTGTGGGTCGCGGCGCGCGCGGCGCTGCGCAAGGTGCTCGACGAGACCAGCCTCGCGCACGTGCTCAGCGGGAAGCTGCCGGCGCACGTGCGCCGGATGGCGGAGTCGCCGGAGGCCTGGCTGCCGCGGTGA
- a CDS encoding DUF1684 domain-containing protein — MTETEPTTTIPAAPAEWNQWADERDASVSAEHGVLALVATHWLDEGPAAPIEGLPGLWAAEGDRVGVTAEPGDALLVEGVPVDGTRLLNPDLAPDPTVLFHQGRKLVPIIREGALAVRVYDPESENRRAFARIERFPHDPALVFAARYEPYVHGHVEQVLNADGRQRGLALDGDLVFEHEGGQYRLAATRDADGSFDVTFGDATNGPDTFGFRQLAVPAPHPGTSTTVLDFNRAQLPPCAFSDHFICPVPPVGNRLEPAVAAGEKRREARP; from the coding sequence ATGACCGAGACGGAGCCGACCACGACGATCCCCGCCGCCCCCGCGGAGTGGAATCAGTGGGCCGACGAACGCGACGCCTCCGTCTCCGCCGAACACGGCGTGCTGGCCCTGGTCGCGACGCACTGGCTGGACGAGGGCCCGGCGGCACCGATCGAGGGGCTGCCGGGCCTGTGGGCCGCCGAGGGCGACCGGGTCGGCGTCACCGCCGAGCCCGGCGACGCGCTGCTCGTCGAGGGCGTCCCGGTCGACGGGACCCGGCTGCTGAACCCGGACCTCGCGCCGGATCCGACGGTGCTGTTCCACCAGGGCCGCAAGCTGGTCCCGATCATCCGCGAGGGCGCTCTGGCGGTGCGGGTCTACGACCCCGAGTCCGAGAACCGCCGCGCCTTCGCGCGGATCGAGCGCTTCCCCCACGACCCCGCGCTGGTCTTCGCGGCGCGGTACGAGCCCTATGTCCACGGCCACGTCGAGCAGGTGCTGAACGCCGACGGCCGGCAGCGCGGGCTGGCCCTGGACGGCGACCTCGTCTTCGAGCACGAGGGCGGCCAGTACCGGCTCGCCGCGACGCGGGACGCCGACGGGAGCTTCGACGTGACCTTCGGCGACGCCACCAACGGGCCCGACACGTTCGGCTTCCGCCAGCTCGCGGTCCCGGCCCCGCACCCCGGCACCAGCACGACGGTCCTGGACTTCAACCGCGCGCAGCTGCCGCCGTGCGCCTTCAGCGACCACTTCATCTGCCCGGTGCCGCCGGTCGGCAACCGGCTGGAGCCGGCGGTGGCCGCCGGCGAGAAGCGGCGCGAGGCGCGCCCCTGA